In the Vibrio gigantis genome, one interval contains:
- a CDS encoding HAD family hydrolase, producing MKKLIELTEIVLFDWGNTLMVDFPDAQGKMCDWETVQEVSGARALLAELSKTHQVYVATNAGDSSKEDIIRAFERVGLSHYILGYFCKASIGFSKFESGFYPAIISKLGVAPQDITMVGDTLEKDIYPALEAGLQAVWLNAEGVELKSQHPSIIQIQSLSELLKKHN from the coding sequence ATGAAAAAGCTAATCGAATTAACAGAAATAGTCTTATTCGACTGGGGCAACACGCTGATGGTTGATTTCCCAGACGCACAAGGGAAGATGTGTGACTGGGAAACCGTACAAGAAGTGAGTGGTGCTCGTGCATTATTAGCGGAATTGTCGAAAACTCATCAAGTTTATGTTGCCACCAACGCTGGCGACTCCAGTAAAGAGGACATCATTCGAGCCTTTGAGCGTGTTGGCCTGTCTCACTATATTTTGGGTTACTTTTGTAAGGCGAGCATTGGCTTTTCTAAGTTCGAGTCAGGGTTCTATCCTGCCATCATTTCCAAACTCGGTGTTGCACCACAAGATATCACCATGGTAGGTGACACCTTAGAGAAAGACATTTACCCAGCACTTGAAGCGGGTTTGCAAGCGGTGTGGTTGAACGCGGAAGGAGTTGAGCTCAAGTCACAGCATCCGAGTATCATTCAAATTCAATCTTTAAGTGAACTGTTGAAAAAACACAATTAA
- a CDS encoding LysE family translocator: MTISSGIALFVAMALSAAIPGPSVLAVVSRSIAYGSVQGLLVVVGVLVADYIFIFLAISGLSLVASLMGEFASLIKYVGVAYLLWLAYITWTSEVVDLGAKETKASIKSSSLITGMIMTLSNPKAILFYMGFFPAFVDLTALTVIDVVSILLLSTISVGGILAAYACAASKASFMFKGHIARKRLNKLSGGFLATCGVMLAAKT; encoded by the coding sequence ATGACAATATCATCAGGAATAGCTTTATTTGTTGCAATGGCTCTATCTGCGGCAATTCCCGGACCAAGTGTCCTTGCCGTGGTATCTAGGTCTATAGCATATGGTTCGGTACAAGGGCTACTGGTTGTTGTTGGAGTATTGGTTGCTGATTATATTTTCATATTTTTAGCGATATCAGGTCTATCTCTAGTTGCAAGCTTGATGGGTGAGTTTGCCAGCCTAATTAAATACGTGGGAGTGGCTTACCTTTTATGGTTGGCTTATATTACTTGGACTTCAGAAGTCGTAGATTTAGGTGCTAAAGAAACAAAAGCAAGTATAAAATCATCGAGCTTAATCACGGGGATGATCATGACTCTATCTAACCCGAAAGCAATTTTGTTTTATATGGGGTTCTTCCCAGCTTTTGTTGATTTAACCGCTCTAACTGTAATCGACGTCGTCAGCATACTGCTTCTGTCTACGATATCCGTGGGCGGCATTTTAGCAGCTTATGCATGTGCTGCTTCAAAAGCTAGCTTCATGTTTAAGGGGCACATTGCTAGAAAGCGATTAAACAAACTTTCAGGTGGCTTCTTAGCTACTTGTGGTGTCATGTTGGCGGCAAAGACCTAA
- a CDS encoding VOC family protein, translated as MENLKVTEIKSFVPAKDFDLSKRFYQSIGFVVMSEFHDIAYLRHGSCAFLLQNFYEPAHCHNYMMHLLVEDVKSWYQHIQNSNVVSEFEVTVSEVVEQPWGMLEFCITDPSGVLWRVAENIRPR; from the coding sequence ATGGAAAACCTAAAAGTCACAGAAATTAAGTCTTTCGTACCCGCGAAAGACTTCGATTTATCTAAGCGTTTTTACCAATCAATTGGCTTTGTAGTGATGTCTGAATTTCACGACATCGCCTATCTACGACACGGCAGTTGTGCATTCCTTCTACAAAATTTTTATGAACCTGCGCACTGTCACAATTACATGATGCACTTGCTGGTTGAAGACGTAAAAAGTTGGTATCAACACATCCAAAACTCTAATGTAGTGTCGGAATTTGAAGTTACCGTTTCCGAGGTAGTTGAGCAGCCTTGGGGAATGCTTGAGTTTTGTATCACTGACCCAAGTGGTGTGCTATGGCGTGTGGCTGAAAACATCAGGCCACGCTAA
- a CDS encoding YkgJ family cysteine cluster protein — protein sequence MKDCNQCGKCCIKYGDGDLAATQEEIDLWELFNPDIFEYVRGSEIWFDPETGERLTRCPFLELVPTKDTKAQAKYTCSIYLDRPEDCRHYPSLINEMVRDECEMIEVVDLQDTKKAQRKLDLLMKDSRPSSYS from the coding sequence ATGAAAGATTGTAATCAATGTGGAAAATGCTGTATCAAATACGGAGATGGTGACCTTGCCGCGACTCAAGAAGAGATCGATTTGTGGGAGTTGTTCAACCCAGACATCTTTGAATATGTTCGCGGAAGCGAGATATGGTTTGACCCAGAAACTGGCGAGCGTTTAACTCGATGCCCTTTTCTAGAGCTGGTTCCGACCAAAGATACCAAGGCTCAAGCCAAGTACACATGTAGCATTTACTTAGATCGACCAGAAGATTGCCGACACTATCCAAGCCTAATTAATGAGATGGTACGAGATGAATGTGAAATGATTGAAGTGGTGGACTTGCAAGACACGAAGAAAGCTCAAAGGAAACTCGACCTATTGATGAAAGACAGTCGCCCTTCAAGCTATTCGTAA
- a CDS encoding IS110 family RNA-guided transposase — protein sequence MTQHKIIGIDLAKNIFFLFEISHKGKNLCRKKLQRSKLLSYIANKETCTIAMEACSGAHYWAREFSQFGHEVILYAPQHVKTQRRKQKNDYNDAEAITEVALYKRPHPVPHKSVEQQDIQSLIRMRRLLVTERTRIVNQVRGLISEYGIIMPKGAAAFRKAIPEILENDENKLSCILRELLSHQYERYLYIDEQVKWFDDKLNQTIKQFENAKRLMSIPGFGPLTSQAVAVWLGSGQQFKTGRDASAAMGLVPRQDTSGDKVILLGITKRGNTYIRSLLVHGARAALRRAKFKSDNLSKWMLELQERRGPNRAAVALANKLMRIAWAVTTKNEEYQPTQS from the coding sequence ATGACTCAGCATAAAATCATCGGCATCGATTTAGCAAAAAATATCTTCTTTCTTTTTGAAATTAGTCATAAAGGGAAGAACCTTTGCCGTAAAAAACTTCAACGAAGTAAACTACTTAGCTACATCGCCAATAAAGAAACCTGTACTATCGCCATGGAAGCTTGCTCCGGCGCACACTACTGGGCTCGTGAATTCTCTCAGTTCGGCCACGAAGTCATACTCTACGCACCGCAGCATGTGAAAACTCAAAGGCGTAAACAGAAAAACGACTATAACGATGCTGAAGCCATTACCGAAGTCGCTCTCTACAAAAGACCTCACCCTGTGCCTCATAAGTCCGTCGAGCAACAAGACATCCAATCTCTTATTCGAATGAGACGTCTGCTCGTCACTGAAAGAACTCGTATCGTTAATCAAGTGCGTGGCCTTATCTCTGAATACGGCATCATTATGCCCAAAGGAGCCGCAGCCTTCAGAAAGGCCATACCCGAAATACTCGAGAACGACGAAAACAAACTGTCTTGTATATTAAGAGAGTTGCTATCCCATCAGTACGAACGATATTTATACATCGACGAACAAGTAAAATGGTTCGACGATAAACTTAACCAAACCATCAAGCAGTTCGAAAACGCAAAGCGACTCATGTCGATTCCAGGCTTTGGGCCACTCACTAGCCAAGCCGTTGCGGTATGGCTAGGCTCTGGACAACAGTTCAAAACCGGTAGAGATGCCTCCGCCGCAATGGGGCTTGTACCAAGGCAAGATACCAGCGGCGACAAAGTCATTCTTCTAGGAATAACCAAAAGAGGCAACACGTATATCCGCTCCCTACTCGTTCATGGAGCAAGAGCAGCGTTGAGGCGCGCCAAATTTAAATCCGATAATCTCAGTAAGTGGATGCTTGAACTCCAAGAACGACGAGGACCAAACAGAGCCGCTGTTGCTTTAGCAAACAAGCTCATGCGAATAGCGTGGGCTGTTACAACTAAAAATGAAGAGTACCAACCCACTCAAAGCTAG
- a CDS encoding DUF2314 domain-containing protein: protein MEIATYEKGGYFLEDGELLNKENPDTFWLPSRDARSSIKSGAIVKLIFNMLESETEDEVSIERMWVEVKSLDNGLYIGTLDNDPYGKVSLKCGDDVVFGPEHIIDIYEE from the coding sequence ATGGAAATAGCAACATATGAAAAAGGCGGTTACTTTCTAGAAGATGGAGAACTGCTTAATAAAGAAAACCCTGACACTTTTTGGCTTCCTAGCCGTGATGCTCGATCTTCGATTAAGTCAGGAGCGATTGTTAAGCTCATCTTTAATATGCTTGAATCTGAAACCGAGGACGAGGTTTCCATTGAAAGAATGTGGGTAGAAGTTAAATCATTAGATAATGGTTTATATATAGGAACGTTAGATAATGACCCATATGGGAAAGTAAGCCTCAAATGCGGAGATGATGTCGTATTTGGTCCTGAGCATATTATTGATATCTACGAAGAGTAA
- a CDS encoding sugar O-acetyltransferase: MDIKAKMHSQDVYYCDDVDLVAEQTQCLEVLYDFNHTRPSEGDKRQQIMKQLFAEVGEGCYIEPPLHANWGRHTHLGNNVYVNFNLTLVDDTDVFIGDNVMIAPNVTIATGTHPISPELRLKAAQFNVPVRIGNNVWLGAHTVVLPGVTIGENSVIGAGSIVTKDITANVVAVGNPCRVVREINERDREYYHKDRRIPDELK, translated from the coding sequence ATGGATATAAAGGCTAAAATGCACAGCCAAGACGTTTACTATTGTGACGACGTTGATTTGGTTGCTGAGCAAACTCAATGCTTAGAAGTGCTATACGATTTTAATCACACTCGTCCGAGCGAAGGTGATAAACGACAACAGATCATGAAGCAGCTGTTCGCCGAAGTCGGTGAGGGCTGCTACATCGAACCACCGTTACATGCCAACTGGGGGCGTCACACGCACCTAGGCAACAACGTATACGTGAACTTCAACCTCACTCTTGTTGACGACACAGACGTATTCATCGGCGATAACGTGATGATTGCACCTAACGTGACCATTGCCACTGGCACGCATCCCATCAGCCCGGAACTCAGGCTAAAAGCAGCGCAGTTCAATGTTCCTGTTCGCATCGGCAACAACGTATGGCTTGGTGCACACACGGTTGTACTTCCTGGCGTCACCATCGGTGAAAACTCAGTAATAGGTGCGGGCAGCATCGTCACCAAAGACATCACAGCCAATGTCGTCGCAGTCGGTAACCCATGCCGTGTGGTACGTGAAATCAACGAACGCGACCGAGAGTATTACCACAAAGATCGCCGTATTCCTGATGAACTTAAGTAA
- a CDS encoding SpoIIAA family protein encodes MSIERHGISVGIERVNGETIVVFKAKGKLTHDDYQAMMPILSTTLEELDSSKLKMLVDISTLTGWELRAAWDDFKLGLELNSKIDKIAIYGDKSWQEFASKVGNWFVSGEVKSFEDHDSALKWLVD; translated from the coding sequence ATGAGTATCGAACGTCACGGAATATCAGTTGGAATTGAGCGTGTTAACGGTGAAACCATCGTTGTGTTTAAAGCGAAAGGCAAACTCACACACGATGACTATCAAGCAATGATGCCAATTCTAAGTACCACGCTAGAAGAACTCGATTCATCTAAACTCAAGATGCTGGTCGACATCTCTACCTTAACGGGGTGGGAGTTACGAGCTGCTTGGGATGATTTCAAACTAGGATTAGAGCTCAATTCAAAGATAGACAAAATCGCGATTTATGGTGACAAAAGCTGGCAAGAGTTCGCTTCTAAAGTAGGGAACTGGTTTGTGTCTGGTGAGGTTAAGTCATTCGAAGACCATGACTCTGCGCTTAAGTGGTTGGTCGACTGA
- a CDS encoding IS110 family RNA-guided transposase, whose protein sequence is MSDYSYFCGIDLAKNHFSLHAVDQNGKVILHKSVTRSKLLTTIANMPLMRIGVEACGGAHYWARTLNKLGHDARIMAVKYVVPYRTKGKNDLNDAVAICEAVQRPSTRFVPVKSPEQQAILSVHRMREHWVRERTALMNRMRALLSEFGLIIPVGRSSLMKQVPLMLEDAENELPHLARTVIGDAYHHLDELNQLITDTEQVFDSFAKVSANVQRVMTVRGIGPQTATAILASIGNGSQFDKSRDFSAWLGLVPKQYSTGGKPRLGRITKHGDKYLRTLLVHGARTVIANLGDKQDKLSQWCRGVLERRGMNRAIVALTAKNARIIWSLLHNQTEYENYAA, encoded by the coding sequence ATGTCTGATTATTCTTATTTCTGCGGTATCGACCTAGCTAAAAACCACTTTAGTCTTCATGCTGTAGACCAAAATGGTAAGGTCATACTTCATAAGTCAGTAACCCGCTCTAAACTACTGACTACAATAGCAAATATGCCACTCATGCGTATAGGCGTCGAAGCGTGTGGTGGTGCACATTATTGGGCAAGAACACTCAATAAACTGGGGCATGACGCCCGTATCATGGCCGTTAAATACGTGGTTCCTTATCGAACTAAAGGGAAGAACGACCTTAATGATGCAGTCGCTATCTGCGAAGCTGTTCAGCGTCCATCAACTCGCTTTGTACCCGTAAAATCCCCCGAGCAACAAGCCATCCTATCGGTACATAGAATGAGAGAGCATTGGGTTCGTGAACGCACCGCGCTTATGAATCGCATGCGTGCCCTGCTTTCTGAATTCGGATTAATCATTCCTGTTGGTCGCTCTTCATTGATGAAACAGGTTCCCTTAATGCTCGAAGATGCAGAAAATGAACTGCCACACCTCGCAAGAACGGTGATTGGCGATGCTTATCACCACCTTGACGAACTCAATCAACTTATCACCGATACTGAACAAGTCTTCGATTCTTTTGCTAAGGTCAGCGCTAATGTTCAACGAGTGATGACGGTTCGAGGTATCGGGCCGCAAACTGCAACAGCGATACTCGCTTCGATAGGTAATGGCTCTCAATTTGATAAAAGTCGCGATTTCTCTGCTTGGCTCGGCTTAGTACCAAAGCAATATTCCACAGGAGGGAAACCTCGCTTAGGCCGGATAACTAAACACGGCGACAAATACTTACGAACACTATTAGTTCACGGGGCACGGACCGTGATTGCCAACCTTGGCGACAAGCAAGATAAGTTAAGTCAGTGGTGTCGAGGCGTTCTAGAGCGGAGAGGAATGAACCGAGCGATAGTGGCACTTACCGCGAAGAACGCACGAATTATATGGTCGCTTTTACACAATCAAACCGAATATGAAAACTATGCTGCTTAA
- a CDS encoding pseudouridine synthase, translating to MRLDKYLCKSTDLTKSEAIERIQNGEVNVNSETVTNESTQVHESNTILLNDTPLLLREFRYLLMNKPAGTICSNIDEVYPSLFNYIEIEKASELHIAGRLDADTTGLVLITDDGRWSFNITLPTKSCKKVYHVTLSRDIKDDVADKFKAGILLQGEQKPTRPAELEVITCKEVLLTITEGKFHQVKRMFAAVGNRVVGLHREQIGDVRLDVEAGQWRYLTKAEVDSFQQGSE from the coding sequence ATGCGCCTTGATAAATACCTATGTAAAAGCACTGACCTAACCAAGTCTGAAGCGATTGAACGCATACAAAATGGTGAGGTCAACGTTAATAGCGAAACAGTCACCAATGAATCGACCCAGGTTCATGAAAGCAATACGATCTTGTTAAATGACACTCCGCTTCTGCTGCGTGAATTTCGATACCTCTTAATGAACAAGCCAGCGGGTACTATCTGCTCCAATATCGACGAAGTTTATCCTTCATTGTTCAACTACATCGAGATAGAAAAAGCATCAGAACTGCACATCGCAGGGCGCTTGGATGCTGACACAACAGGCTTAGTTTTGATTACCGATGATGGGCGCTGGTCATTCAATATCACGCTACCGACTAAGTCATGTAAAAAGGTATACCACGTGACATTGTCACGAGATATCAAAGACGATGTCGCTGACAAGTTCAAAGCGGGCATTCTGTTGCAAGGCGAGCAAAAACCGACGCGTCCGGCTGAGCTTGAAGTGATTACCTGTAAAGAAGTGCTGTTGACCATTACAGAAGGTAAGTTTCACCAAGTAAAACGAATGTTTGCAGCGGTAGGTAACCGAGTTGTTGGCCTTCACCGTGAACAGATTGGTGATGTTCGTTTAGATGTTGAAGCAGGTCAGTGGCGTTATTTAACCAAAGCCGAAGTTGACTCATTTCAGCAAGGCTCTGAATAA
- a CDS encoding GNAT family N-acetyltransferase yields MSLKIRAVAIDDAQGIIDVLNPIIIEARYTILDQTFTVNEEKAFIESFPERGVFSVAVNETTNQLLGFQNVEPFASYTKAFDHVGIIGTYVDANSRGQGVAKQLFDYTFKAAEAKGYEKLFAYVRADNERALAVYLKQGFEIVGTAKKHGKIGDQYFDEILIEKFL; encoded by the coding sequence ATGAGCTTAAAAATCAGAGCAGTCGCGATAGATGATGCGCAAGGCATTATTGATGTATTGAATCCAATCATCATCGAAGCGCGTTATACGATCTTGGATCAGACTTTTACTGTGAATGAAGAAAAGGCATTTATTGAGTCGTTCCCTGAGCGCGGTGTGTTTAGTGTTGCCGTCAACGAAACGACAAACCAGCTACTTGGTTTTCAGAATGTAGAACCATTTGCTAGTTACACCAAAGCATTTGATCATGTTGGTATTATTGGTACTTATGTTGATGCTAATAGCCGTGGACAGGGCGTTGCAAAACAGTTGTTTGATTACACATTCAAAGCGGCAGAAGCCAAAGGTTATGAAAAGCTGTTCGCCTATGTACGAGCAGACAACGAGCGTGCTTTAGCGGTTTATCTTAAGCAAGGTTTTGAAATCGTCGGAACGGCTAAGAAACACGGTAAGATTGGCGATCAGTACTTTGACGAAATCCTTATCGAGAAATTTTTATAG
- a CDS encoding NUDIX hydrolase, with protein MNKVIDKLAWIFIKDGKLLMVRSKGKELFYLPGGKREAGESDEQALLREIKEEISVNLVPDSIKYVETFTGQADGKAEGVSVQLTCYIADYTGELSPDAEIEELKFVNGNDRAVCSLAALVALDWLEANQYLA; from the coding sequence ATGAATAAGGTAATTGATAAGCTCGCTTGGATATTCATTAAAGATGGCAAACTGTTGATGGTGAGATCAAAAGGCAAAGAACTGTTCTACTTACCCGGTGGTAAGCGTGAAGCTGGGGAAAGTGATGAACAAGCACTGCTTCGCGAAATCAAAGAAGAGATCTCAGTAAATTTAGTGCCGGATTCAATCAAATACGTTGAGACGTTCACTGGCCAAGCTGATGGTAAAGCGGAAGGCGTATCGGTGCAATTGACTTGCTACATTGCTGATTATACTGGAGAACTGTCTCCGGATGCTGAAATCGAAGAACTTAAGTTTGTTAATGGTAACGACAGAGCGGTATGCTCATTGGCAGCACTGGTTGCACTTGATTGGTTAGAAGCGAACCAGTATTTGGCCTAA
- a CDS encoding LysE family translocator, with protein sequence MEIWKLLFFIPACFALNMTPGPNNLLSMNNARCYGFKSAFIAGLGRIAAFSVMIALAASGLAVILYASETLFLTIKIVGAAYLLWIAFNLWRSEASPVSELENTRNRLGLAKQEFLLAAGNPKAILIFTAFLPQFVDVSASVNEQFFALGATFLILEMGAISIYATFGLYLRQWFSKPKMAKRFNRSCATFLAMSGASLLLSRQQ encoded by the coding sequence GTGGAAATTTGGAAGTTATTGTTCTTTATACCAGCGTGTTTTGCTCTCAACATGACTCCCGGTCCAAACAACCTATTGTCTATGAATAATGCTCGTTGTTATGGTTTCAAGTCAGCTTTCATTGCTGGCCTGGGTCGAATAGCTGCATTCTCTGTAATGATTGCGTTGGCTGCTTCAGGCTTAGCCGTCATTCTCTATGCTTCTGAAACTCTATTTCTAACGATTAAAATTGTGGGTGCAGCTTATTTGTTGTGGATTGCCTTTAATCTTTGGCGTTCGGAAGCAAGTCCTGTCTCTGAACTAGAAAACACCCGAAACCGACTAGGTTTAGCCAAACAAGAATTTTTGTTAGCAGCTGGTAATCCAAAGGCTATCTTAATCTTTACTGCCTTTCTGCCACAGTTTGTCGATGTTTCGGCTAGCGTAAATGAGCAGTTCTTCGCTTTAGGAGCCACGTTCCTTATTTTAGAAATGGGCGCAATCTCGATTTATGCAACATTCGGACTGTATTTGAGGCAGTGGTTCTCGAAACCGAAAATGGCCAAGCGCTTCAATAGAAGCTGCGCAACCTTTTTGGCTATGTCTGGAGCAAGCTTGTTACTAAGTCGCCAGCAGTAA
- a CDS encoding IS110 family RNA-guided transposase, translating to MSDYSYFCGIDLAKNHFSLHAVDQNGKVILHKSVTRSKLLTTIANMPLMRIGVEACGGAHYWARTLNKLGHDGRIMAVKYVVPYRTKGKNDLNDAVAICEAVQRPSTRFVPVKSPEQQAILSVHRPRRVVIEATGRLEMPFIFACDKAKLPYVIANPLHVKRFAGTIGRRAKNDRLDAALIAHFGEAIQPKLTQLKSENIRLMSDLVPRRNQLLSMQTMEKNRQQILPQSLASSIKPILTALKNQIAKVEEKISKLIDTCPEYQAKNEILQSMPGIGKIASASIISNVPELGFITNKQASSLIGVAPITRESGRLKGKRMIQGGRAQVRTVLCMAMMSAIQCNTVFKATYERLLAAGKPKKLAIVACMRKMVVILNSMLRDGVMWDKDSAKN from the coding sequence ATGTCTGATTATTCTTATTTCTGCGGTATCGACCTAGCTAAAAACCACTTCAGTCTTCATGCCGTAGACCAAAATGGTAAGGTCATACTTCATAAGTCAGTAACCCGCTCTAAACTACTGACTACAATAGCAAATATGCCACTCATGCGTATAGGCGTCGAAGCGTGTGGTGGTGCACATTATTGGGCAAGAACACTCAATAAACTGGGGCATGACGGCCGTATCATGGCCGTTAAATACGTGGTTCCTTATCGAACTAAAGGGAAGAACGACCTTAATGATGCAGTCGCTATCTGCGAAGCTGTTCAGCGTCCATCAACTCGCTTTGTACCCGTAAAATCCCCCGAGCAACAAGCCATCCTATCGGTACATAGACCTAGACGCGTTGTCATCGAAGCTACGGGCCGACTGGAAATGCCTTTCATATTCGCCTGTGATAAAGCGAAGTTACCCTATGTTATTGCGAACCCATTGCACGTTAAAAGATTTGCAGGGACTATTGGGCGTCGAGCTAAAAATGACCGTCTAGATGCCGCTCTTATTGCCCACTTTGGTGAAGCTATACAACCTAAACTGACACAACTAAAGAGCGAAAACATACGACTAATGAGTGACTTAGTTCCAAGACGTAATCAGTTACTGTCAATGCAAACGATGGAGAAAAACCGACAACAGATTTTACCTCAGAGCCTAGCATCCTCAATTAAACCAATCTTAACTGCCCTCAAAAATCAAATCGCCAAAGTTGAAGAAAAGATATCAAAACTCATCGATACCTGCCCTGAATACCAAGCTAAAAATGAGATACTACAAAGCATGCCAGGGATAGGGAAAATAGCATCAGCCTCAATCATCAGTAATGTTCCTGAACTCGGTTTTATCACCAATAAACAAGCCTCTTCTCTTATAGGCGTCGCTCCAATAACCAGAGAAAGTGGACGTCTCAAAGGCAAGCGGATGATCCAAGGTGGTCGTGCTCAAGTTCGCACAGTTTTATGCATGGCAATGATGTCTGCCATCCAATGTAACACTGTTTTTAAGGCGACTTATGAACGATTACTTGCGGCAGGAAAACCCAAAAAACTAGCTATAGTTGCCTGCATGAGAAAGATGGTTGTGATCTTAAATTCGATGCTAAGAGATGGTGTTATGTGGGATAAGGATAGCGCCAAAAATTAA
- a CDS encoding GNAT family N-acetyltransferase: MELKYRSADFEDLESLVALLSNDPLGSKREDASLPLNSAYLEAFEAIVRDPNNELLVVEQESSLVGMLQITFIPYLTHIGSWRGLIEGVRIHSDYRGQGFGEQMFAHAIELAKSKGCTIVELTSDKQRTDTIRFYEKIGFKATHEGFKLAL; the protein is encoded by the coding sequence ATGGAATTAAAATATCGTTCAGCTGATTTTGAAGACTTGGAAAGTCTTGTTGCTTTGCTTTCAAATGACCCACTTGGAAGTAAAAGAGAAGATGCATCTCTTCCGTTGAACAGTGCGTATCTTGAAGCGTTCGAAGCAATTGTACGAGACCCAAACAACGAATTGCTTGTTGTTGAGCAGGAAAGCTCTCTCGTCGGGATGCTTCAAATTACCTTTATTCCTTACCTGACTCATATTGGTAGTTGGCGCGGTCTTATCGAAGGTGTTCGAATCCATAGTGACTATCGTGGACAAGGTTTCGGGGAGCAAATGTTCGCACATGCTATCGAACTTGCAAAAAGTAAGGGATGTACAATCGTTGAGTTAACAAGTGACAAGCAGCGCACAGATACCATCAGGTTTTATGAAAAAATTGGATTCAAAGCAACACATGAAGGGTTTAAACTCGCGTTGTAG
- a CDS encoding IS110 family RNA-guided transposase: MNTKINQSINVGVDTGKTQLDIHIRPLDLFFSVENNDKGIKKALKTIKSHSPERIVIEATGRLEMPFVLACAEAQLPIVRANPVHIKRFAGAIGRRAKNDRLDAELIAHYGEAIKPALTVIKPKNIRLMSDLVIRRNQLLSMQTMEKNRIQILPDSLHPTIKPMLTTIKNQITKLEEKLVKLIEDSPEYQAKNTILQSVPGIGNIAAASIISNVPELGYITNKQAASLIGVAPITRESGRYKGKRVIQGGRAQVRTVLYMAMMSAMQCNPIFKATYARLLAAGKPKKVAIIACVRKMVVTLNSMLRDGAMWDENIAKN, from the coding sequence ATGAATACCAAAATCAATCAAAGCATCAACGTTGGAGTTGATACCGGCAAAACACAATTAGACATCCACATTAGGCCACTAGACCTATTTTTCTCAGTAGAGAACAATGATAAAGGCATCAAAAAAGCACTCAAAACGATTAAGAGTCACAGTCCTGAACGAATCGTTATTGAAGCTACAGGCCGATTAGAAATGCCTTTTGTTCTTGCATGTGCAGAGGCTCAATTACCTATTGTCAGAGCAAACCCTGTCCACATAAAACGATTCGCTGGTGCTATTGGCCGCAGAGCCAAAAATGATCGTTTAGATGCAGAATTGATCGCTCACTATGGAGAAGCAATCAAACCAGCTCTTACTGTCATAAAGCCAAAAAACATACGCCTAATGAGTGACTTAGTCATTCGCCGAAACCAGTTGTTATCCATGCAAACCATGGAAAAAAACCGAATCCAGATACTTCCCGACTCTCTCCATCCGACTATCAAACCAATGCTAACCACGATAAAAAATCAAATCACCAAGTTAGAAGAAAAGCTCGTTAAACTCATTGAAGATAGCCCTGAATACCAAGCTAAAAACACAATATTGCAAAGCGTCCCAGGAATAGGAAACATTGCCGCTGCATCAATAATTAGCAACGTACCTGAACTTGGTTACATCACGAATAAACAAGCAGCATCACTGATTGGTGTCGCTCCAATAACACGTGAAAGTGGTCGCTACAAAGGTAAGCGCGTAATCCAAGGCGGTCGAGCGCAAGTACGAACCGTTTTATACATGGCGATGATGTCAGCCATGCAATGTAACCCCATATTCAAAGCGACTTATGCTCGACTTTTAGCTGCTGGGAAACCTAAAAAAGTCGCAATAATCGCATGCGTACGAAAGATGGTTGTGACACTTAACTCTATGCTCAGAGATGGCGCCATGTGGGATGAAAACATAGCCAAAAATTAA